TCCGTGAATTCCGTGCTCATAATATTGGCGCAGTGTCCCGGGCTTGAGAGCCACCCTTCAACGACGCGATCCACAGAGTTCTGGCCGCTTGCGATATTTTCGCCCACCGCCGACCAGCTGTAACCTCTGTCATTCACCCGCCTGCCGGTCTGAACACCTTCAGGGCTGGTATGGCTGAAGAACTCCTGCTCGATCATATCTTCCGAATGGGCATGGGCGGCATCCGCGAGCTTGCAATTCCATGACAGCGGTTCTGCTGCGTCGAAGTCTTCGTCGCCGCATTGTCGGGGCTGGCTGCGGGCTTCATTGACGAGATTCAGCAGCGCCCGATCGGTTTCATCCATTTCGCAGTTGCCGGCCACAAGAATCCCGGAATACCCGAAAAAAACCATCAAGGCAAGGGCGTATGGTGATTGGGGAAATAAGAGTGTCATGACACCTACCTAGTTATAAACCCGTTAGCAGTCTGCTACCGCACAAACGAAAGTCGGCTGTAATATTTAAAGTACAATTAACGGTCACTCGTTGGGAACTTCAAGTATCGTACCTCGCTTTACGACAGTACTGACGCCAACGTATCACGGAGGAGGCCCCTGGCTATGAAGCTGGCTCAATTTATCCAGACGAACATGGAGCACCTGCTCGAAGACTGGGAAGAAGCGGTGCTGGAAATCGCACCGGCATTGAAGGGCAAAGACAGCCCCGCCCTGAGAGACCACGCCCGTGAGATGCTGGATTTCATCTCCCGGGACCTCAGTACCTCCCAGACCAGCGAAGAGTCTGCAAGCAAGGCTCTTGGCAAAGGCAAAGAACCTGCTTCGGACATCGGAGGTGAACATGGCACACACCGTTTACAGCAGGGTATGTCCATGCTCCAGATGGTGCAGGAACTGCGGGCCCTGCGGGCACGGGTTACCAGGGCCTGGGGCCTTCAGCGGCGGGGCCTCACTGAAAAAGACATCGATGAATTGGTGCGGTTCAACGAGTCCATCGATCAATTGATTGCTTCCTCAATAGCCAGCTTCTCGGCCATCAAGGATCAGGTTTCACGCCTCATCGAAGCCATGCTTAAAGCCTCTCCTGACCCGGCCGCCATATTTGAACCTGATGGCAGGTACCTGTTTCTCAACGATGCAATGGCCGATCTGGTCAACACGAAGCACCAGGAGCTCATTGGTAAAACCCCAGGTGAGCTCAGTGTGGACCTGGCCACAGAGTTGCAAGACGCGATCACCACATCCGTTACCACGGGTCAGACTCAGCGCAGGGAGTATCATCACCATTCTCCGTCAGGTCGCGAGTTGTACCTGGACTGTCAATTGGTCCCGGTATTGAACGACCAGAACGAAGTGGAAGCGGTGGTGAAGACGTCGCGGGACATCACTGAGCGCAAACAGGCGGAATATCAGGTCTGGCGAAGCGCCAATTTTGACGAGCTCACCGGCCTCCCCAATCGGCGGCT
Above is a genomic segment from Marinobacter panjinensis containing:
- a CDS encoding CAP domain-containing protein, with product MTLLFPQSPYALALMVFFGYSGILVAGNCEMDETDRALLNLVNEARSQPRQCGDEDFDAAEPLSWNCKLADAAHAHSEDMIEQEFFSHTSPEGVQTGRRVNDRGYSWSAVGENIASGQNSVDRVVEGWLSSPGHCANIMSTEFTEMGAARVEAPGSPYSPFWTQVFARPR